The sequence ACGCTCATTTCTCATGGATCCATCACGGGGAATGTTGTCGCCGGCGAGCAGATCGTCCTCAAGAACACGGCAACGCACAATGGCGACCTCAACACGCCCTTCGTCATGATCGAGAACGGGGCTGTCTTCAACGGCTCCTGCGTGATGGAGAGAAAACAGACGGCCTCCTTCTCGGAACCTGCCGCGGAGACCACGGCATACGCCGAACCGGAACCCGCCCCGGCCGAGGAAAGCAGTGAATCCTCATATGGCGGCGAGAACGAGGAATACGAATCTTAAGACTGCAAGGATCTCAGGAAAACTCTCTTTCAAACTGAAAGCCGGCACGAGGGCGGCCCCTCTACCGGCTTTCAGTCTTCTTATTGCTTTTTCCTTCAAAACTTTCTATAGTAGTAACGTACCGTGCGACCTTATGTTTCCCGGGCATCCTGCATCGATTGCGGAGAATGTGTGTCCATATGCCCCTACGAAGTATTCGCCGATAAGGACGGTACCGTCGTTGTCGAGGCGCCGGAAGACTGCATCGAGTGCGGGGCGTGCATGGAGAATTGTGCGCAACAAGCCATCTACTTTGATGATTAAATGAAAAAAAGGGTCATTCTGGACAAGAAAGCGATCGGGCGGACGGTCACCCGGATCACCCACGAGATCCTGGAGAAGAACGAGGGATGTACCGGGTTGTGTCTCATCGGGATCAGGACGAGGGGTGTTTACCTGTCCCGGCGCATTCATGCAAAGGTGACGGACGTGGAAGGCATCACGCTGCCTGTCGGCGCTCTCGACATCACCATGTACCGCGATGACATCTCCAAGCTCCGCTGGCCCGAGGTCAAGAAGACCGAGATATCTTTCGATGTGAACGACATGACCGTTGTCCTCGTCGATGACGTCCTGCACACGGGACGCACGACGAGGGCTGCCATAGACGCCATCATGGACCTGGGACGGCCGAAGAGGATACAGCTTGCCGTCCTCGTGGACCGCGGTGAGAGGGAACTGCCCATTCACCCCGATTATGCGGGGATCATCTGTCCCGTGAATGAGAATGAAGAGGTCCTCGTCCGGATGAGCGAAATAGACGGCAAGGATGAAGTGGTGATCGTAAAAGCCTGATGAACTGGAAGAGAAAAGACCTCCTCGGTATTCGCGACCTCTCCAGAGAGGAGATACTTTTTGTTCTCGATACGGCCGAATCTTTCAAGGACATTTCAAAACGGGAGATCAAGAAGGTTCCCACCCTTAGGGGCAAGACGGTCATCACCCTCTTCTACGAGCCAAGCACCAGGACCCGCACGTCTTTCGAGATAGCAGCGAAGCGCCTCAGTGCCGACACGATAAACATATCCTCCAGCACAAGCAGTTCGACAAAGGGGGAGAGCCTCAAGGATACCGCCAGGAACCTCGAATCAATGCGGCCCGATGCCATCGTCATCCGCCATGGCATGCCCGGGGCACCCCACATGCTCGCCGGTATTCTCGACTCCCGTATCATCAACGGAGGGGACGGGTCCCACGAGCACCCCACGCAGGCCCTCCTCGACCTTTTCACCATACGCGACAAGAAAGGGCGCATCGACGGCCTCAAGGTCGTCATCGTCGGAGACATAGCCCACAGCAGGGTTGCCCGCTCGAACATATTCTCACTCAAGAATTTCGGGAACGAGGTCATCTGCTGCGGACCGCCCACCATGATACCCCCTCACCTCGAAACCCTGGGGGTCAGGGTCGAGTACGATCTCAAGCGCGCCGTGAGGAACGCCGACGTGATCATGATGCTGAGGATCCAGAAGGAGAGGGGCGGCACGACATACATACCATCGACCAAGGAGTACTCCACCCTTTACGGCCTTTCGAAGGGACATGTCGAGACCGCCCGGGATGACGTGATAATCATGCACCCGGGGCCCATGAACCGGGGTATCGAGATCTCCGACGAGGTCGCTGACGGCCCATCCTCGGTGATCCTGGACCAGGTCGAGAACGGTGTGGCGGTCCGGATGGCCGTCCTTTATCTCCTCATCGGAGGTGAAGCGTGAAAACCCTGATACGGGGAGGCCGCGTTATCGACCCGAAGAACTCCGTCGACGGCAGGTACGATGTCCTCATCGACGGCTCGACCATCAAAGAGATCTCGAAGAGCATCCGCAAGACCGAAGACGATACACGGATCATCGACGCATCGAAACGTATCGTGGCGCCCGGTCTTATCGATGTGCATTGCCACCTGCGCGAACCCGGTTACGAATACAAGGAAACCATACGGACGGGGACAGCCGCGGCGGCCCGCGGCGGATTCACCACCGTGATCTGCATGGCGAACACGGACCCCGTGAATGATTCACGGAGCGTCACCGAATTCATTGTCGACAGGGCCCGCACGGACGGCGTCTGCAAGGTCCTCCCCTGCGGCGCGGTCACAAAGGGTCTCCGGAGCGAAGAGCTGTCCGAGATAGGCGAGATGTTCGAGGCCGGCATAGTGGCGATCTCAG comes from Syntrophorhabdus sp. and encodes:
- a CDS encoding polymer-forming cytoskeletal protein, with the translated sequence MAADIPEIREIQEGQITTVVAEDLEIKGSIRFKSSVMLKGVFEGEIFSEGLLVVGPTARVTASINTKTLISHGSITGNVVAGEQIVLKNTATHNGDLNTPFVMIENGAVFNGSCVMERKQTASFSEPAAETTAYAEPEPAPAEESSESSYGGENEEYES
- a CDS encoding 4Fe-4S dicluster domain-containing protein; translated protein: MRPYVSRASCIDCGECVSICPYEVFADKDGTVVVEAPEDCIECGACMENCAQQAIYFDD
- the pyrR gene encoding bifunctional pyr operon transcriptional regulator/uracil phosphoribosyltransferase PyrR gives rise to the protein MKKRVILDKKAIGRTVTRITHEILEKNEGCTGLCLIGIRTRGVYLSRRIHAKVTDVEGITLPVGALDITMYRDDISKLRWPEVKKTEISFDVNDMTVVLVDDVLHTGRTTRAAIDAIMDLGRPKRIQLAVLVDRGERELPIHPDYAGIICPVNENEEVLVRMSEIDGKDEVVIVKA
- a CDS encoding aspartate carbamoyltransferase catalytic subunit produces the protein MNWKRKDLLGIRDLSREEILFVLDTAESFKDISKREIKKVPTLRGKTVITLFYEPSTRTRTSFEIAAKRLSADTINISSSTSSSTKGESLKDTARNLESMRPDAIVIRHGMPGAPHMLAGILDSRIINGGDGSHEHPTQALLDLFTIRDKKGRIDGLKVVIVGDIAHSRVARSNIFSLKNFGNEVICCGPPTMIPPHLETLGVRVEYDLKRAVRNADVIMMLRIQKERGGTTYIPSTKEYSTLYGLSKGHVETARDDVIIMHPGPMNRGIEISDEVADGPSSVILDQVENGVAVRMAVLYLLIGGEA
- a CDS encoding dihydroorotase codes for the protein MKTLIRGGRVIDPKNSVDGRYDVLIDGSTIKEISKSIRKTEDDTRIIDASKRIVAPGLIDVHCHLREPGYEYKETIRTGTAAAARGGFTTVICMANTDPVNDSRSVTEFIVDRARTDGVCKVLPCGAVTKGLRSEELSEIGEMFEAGIVAISDDGRSVRGAGLLRKALEYAKIFGLPVISHCEDETLSGGCVHEGRTSLLTGLDGIPAIAEELIVGRDIAVARYVDAPIHLTHISTAGSVEIIERAKRRFRKITCDTCPHYFTLTDEA